The window atattcttgtgggacggactaaaaacgaaagagtgtatattcttctgggacggagtgagtattagTGTAGCATCCTTGTTAAATTCATGGAAGACCATATAGAAAAGTGGACATAATAATGCTCTCTAAAAAAGATGGAAACAACGGTATAACTCTACGAATAATAGCTATAACAAAATTACATCATTAAAATCGCTTTTTGTACGCCTACTGCGTGATTGGCCAGTTGATATTAAAGATTTCAGACCAGCAATCCAGATTTCAGCCTCAACTTTGTCCTTGCAGATCTGTAAAGGACGAGACAGAACTAGTGTGTTTTCTCATTGAAATGTTTGCttcaattattgaaaaaaaaaaaaaaaagaattctGACCAGATCAAGAGATCTCTCTCCGTTATGATGTATCAATGAAAATGACAAGTACTCCTTCTCTGGACGCAAATATCTTTTGAAAACAGGCTATACAGAGATACATGACAACAAAAACAGCATTCTGAGTTAATCAGTTTCTCCAtgtgataaattattttgttgaggTAGTATAATCATAACTCATTAGCAAGATATATACTCCCTGATCCTGGTAATTCGGTAACTCACAGTTCTCTGTCCTTGAATAATCCGTGAAACAGAAGATAATGTTAGCTGCCTTTCTGATCCATGCGAGTACCAGATTAATGTTGCTTCATCCTGGAAACAATAAAACCCCTATCTTGTTACTCATACTTTTTGAGAACTaattaagtataaataaaCCAAAGCGAATTGGCTGGAACAAGGAAAGGAAAACTCAAAGTCGCAGGGAAAGATATATTTTCATGTCTTTCTAGAATTGCTTTCTCCATCAACTTAATAAGtcagtatatttttattcttccATTTGAAacttatatacatatacatgaGATTATCTTACAGGATCTTCGTATACAAAaacttcattttaaaaaatataataaatagatagataATCAAGTGAAACtagtttgtgattttagaaTAGTAAAGCTAGAAAACTATCTCAATAagtaaaacaatgaaaaatgatagtaattgcTTACTGGAGAAAGTCTGAATGCACAAAATTTAGGCTTCCCTTTTCTGCTATACTTGATTAACTGTGTTCCCTTCTTCAACAGAATGAGTGCCTTCAAGGAATACATAGAATGACATGAGGGGATAAGCATCCAAAATAATCACTATTTAATTGGACGGTTATCACTTTGTATCTAGTAATATCACTTCGTTGACTAACAGTTTATCATTTCATCAGCTATATTCTATCTGTATCTTCTGAATTTGAGCTACTATAATGACTTGTAGAAATTATTCTATTCtcacaattttcataatatatgaattacaaaaaatgtataatttttcGATTGAATATTCAAATTCCACATTGTCCAAGCATCTAggagttttaattaaaatttctgcAAATATGAAGTCTCTAACACAGCTTAGGGAGAATCACATCAACTATATATTCTCAGGATTAGGGAGAAGCAAATGCACAATACgtgaataaatttatcaacTCACTAATAGGTAACTACGAGAGGGGAAATCCCAAGACAAACACAATCTGGATTTAGAAGAGGTTAATAGAGTGGGTTTCGACCTGATCAATGTCGAAGCCAGCAGGATCTGCCATTCCATCTGAAACAAATCAAGCCCTATCCACCGAACAAATCGATTTCTCGTCCCAATTGTCTTCATAGATGATGCAAATGCACTCTTCCTCTAAAGATAATCATGAAATCCCTAGAAACAGGGGTAAATTTAGTGGCGCATTACTAAGATTCACCATAAGAAATCAAGAATTTCGATTGAATTCATAGCGATATTTGGAGAATTTTGGTAAATGGGTTTGGACAGTTTGGTGATCATGAGATTTGGAGAATGTTGGGAGCTCAAGCGGGCGATTTTGGCGCGCTTATTGCCATATGTTAAATCACAGCCCGTTTATGGatcaaataaatttagtattcacacttctttttaaaatattgttgtcggtgatactaaaaataattaaattatactccgtccaaaaaaaatatgtttaattaagAACAGTTTGTCTGCAGCTGCTGCTGTTGTGTTGTACCCGTCTCGGTTTacatgtttttatatttggatGATTTGTATATCAAAAAATGGTAGGATAGATTTGgactcaaatttatcatatttctttCACATGACATAAATCGAGATAGATTTAAAGTTTGCACAGTACTCGAATCGagtacaaattataaatttaaaagttaaaagtgTGCAATATGCATGATGCATGGATCATGCCATATGTATGCAAGTCATAGGGCCCATGAAATCAGCATGCACCAACAGTCTAGGTCGTGTGCTAAGCTCAATTTGCGCAAGGTCGGTGCCACCCCGTCGCTAACTGATAAATATACACACGATATTTAGATTAAAACGAGAACTTGTGGAAAGTTTCTATCCATTCTTTCACACAGGAAGTAGGAGTGAAAGAAAAGAGGTGAAAAAGATCCACGTTGTAATCTCCATCATCTCATAGTTTAACAAGTCGGACGAGTGTAGAACATCATATTTATAAGGGCAAATACGACATTTCAcatataatcaataaattaatttaagctatctaacttttaatttctttttatttgattcttaattttctaattaagtAATACTATCATTAAACCCTTAGTTTCACTTTTATCGcaatttttatcttaaaatcTATCTTGACATAAGAAAACTATCGTCATATTCTATTGTGACTAACAATTATGTCTAAAAGGTCAGGGTTCAGACCATAAACTAATCAACATGATTAAACGTAACTAAAAATGGGGAAAATAgcaatattttgattaaaaatgtaaattaaaattaatgttgaGAGTGGGATTTGAACCCACGCCCTTTCGGACCAGAACCTTAATCTGGCGCCTTAGACCAACTCGGCCATCTCAACATGTTGCCATTTACACAACAATACTTACATGATCTACTcttaatttagtaatttagaTAACGGTGGGTAAACTtcaaaagaataattaatcaCAGCTTTCCGTCTTATCTATATAGTCGATAAGTCGAACTTCGAACTTGACttcatttttggatttttatctTTGCCTTGTTTCTGAATCGAGCTTTAATGTTTATAAAGATAagcatcaaaattaaatcttagaatatataattagataAATCGCCCatgtaaaatatgataaattagCGTTTAATTTCACACGATAAGATAGTCATACAAAGCCTAATTTATGCTCTGCACATGGAAACTATATAGTAAGTAGTATAACATAATTTACCAAGCCAAGCATGAAATAATAGAGATAAACATACAAGTGGGAGGCATGCAAAACCATTGTTCTCCTCCTCTAAGCTTTTTTGcactcaatattttttataaaactggTACAATCTATCAGGCATGACGAAGTTGATGTCGGTGCCATCCATTTCACTTCGCATAAACTTGAGCACTACGCGGCCCCAAACCCTCCTCACTGGCTTCGACACAAGAAGAAATATCTTGCGCGCGATTCTCCAAAACAGTAAGAGCATGCATGAAATCACATATTGTATCATCTTCCTCATTATAATATATTCGATGGTGTAGCTAAGCTACCTGCACCTTGATATATATCTCACAcaagatttatttttgtgataatgGAAATTTCCAGACTTATCACAACAGCCacatatatttcaatatttgttgaatattttgaagacgtgaaaatttgaaagaaaaaaagggttTCTGATAATGTGTAGAGTTAATTTTCAAGTCCACAAGTTACAAGCTTAATAGTGATGCGATTGCTACGTATGTCAAGAAAACTATAGAAACTGATTTTGTCTCTTTTATGCGCCGAAAGAGAACCACGGCTCACGTGGTGCTTTCTCATTCATTGTTATCTAAATTCATCACATcaagtactagtatattaatttttaggtTACTAGTGGCGACCAAAATTcgatatattaattaattggattcgaatttttgaattttaggatcattttatcttttttttttatgtaaaatttagatttttgaTTCGGTTTGGAttgatttttccaaaataaaaaaaaaatctgaaaattcgaattttattattattattattatatattccattcatccataaaaaaaaaaatagttctatTTATGGACAGTACAAggttaaatgaaaaaatgggtaaaatAGGTCCACTCCACTCCCCTCTATTATTTGCAAGGCTAATAGCCACTCTTACAAATATTGTAGTTTTGATGATTAATTAGGATCAGTCCAAGAAGTACAACCACATGATTAATTTGCAGTATTGTGTTTTATACTGTTGTTtggtagataaaataaaaatgagatacTTTTAGCAATGTTTTTGACGGATTAGATATTTAGATTATTTCGTAGATTTAACCGTAAAATAACATTTTCGTAGATTAACTGAAACATAACACTGTTGAAGTGCCTTAGCTGGATAATAAAGATGTGATAAAAATACTGCACAGCTGTAGCCATGATAAtcttacaaaaaaaagaaggctGCGACAAACCAAGTAAAGCTGAGTACGGGTTAATCCTAGCTAGTTGGTTTTTGCTTTAGTGGCCTTCTTCTTTGGAGATCTCCTTTGCAATGAGTTCTGCATGCCAATGTAGAAGAGAAGAGCTCCAAGCAATGCCAAACCCTAGAGAAAACATATGTGCATGTAACATCcagaaataaatcaaattcacTTAAAACTTGTGAGGAGAATGGTTTTCAGATTCAAAGCATACCTGTGTGAACTTGACAAAGAGCTGATTAAACTCTTTCTTGTCAGCTTCGTAGTTGTAGAAATCGAACAGGATGGGAGTTGAGATTGCTTGATGCAGTAGCTATTACAAGAATTGGAACCCATTAGAAACAGGGATAAAGCCCACAAGACCAGAAAATACACATAGAGTGGATGATGAATACACGTACCAGGATCGCAGCTCCAAAAGTGCTGTCAAAGACGAATAGGAGGCCTCCGAGAGATTTCATGATGATAGCACCCAATATCAAATGTTTCATCTGCAGTCATAGTTGTCCAAGTCAAATGCGGCATGAACAATAAGGCTTTGCTACATTTAATTAAGTAGATAGAAGCTCCTTACATCTACATGAGGGAATTGGATTCCAGTTTGGGTTGTGACATGCTTGGAAAAAACGTCGTATTTCAGCTTCAAACTCTTTGCAGCCGGCCCACCATCAACTCCAAATTCGTTGAACCTGAAAGCGTAGGACGCATAAGAAAAGTACTTCACATATGTATAGCTACTAATCTAGCACAACTGAATGGCTAGACCGAAAGAGGGCTCGGATGTCCAAATATTCAGCCCTTTTTGTAATACACTCAGCATACTGAATGAAGTGTGTATGTATATCATGGCACCAGTTCCACAGCTAAATTGCTTATTAAAACTCCAATCATCTCATATAAAGAGAAGTTGACTTGTCGTTAATTGACTCAGAAGAACTTGATGAACACGTACGTAATAACCATGCCTTGTGCATTAGGACAAACACTGTTTTATGACAATGGAAATATCTCAAAGATTACATGATCGCCACAGTTACTAACATTCACACAAAACATTCAAAACAGAGatgcaaaatatttaaacttgATGATAGATTCAAGACCTACAATTCAAAGACAACAGTCATATCACATCACAAACTTCAGTTCTAATCCTTCAGGTGTCGACATCCAAGCTAAAAAGCAATTTGAGCCAATAGAGGTAAATGttgaaatgaattaatgtaTTGAATACACTAGttcattttctttgttaacacagaaaataatttgattatacaAGTTCCAATCCTGATCTCAAAATTGTTGATTAAGATTCTAAAATTTCCTAACTAAAGTGCCACACATTCTTCAACAATATGTTGGATAGTAGCAGAAATCTCTCCTGTTGTTAGGACagagaaataaaaatgtatcAATAAGCATAAAGTGACATTTTATAAGCAGCAGCTACACAAGTTTTCAGCAAACTATTACATCCATTTAATGATCCTGTGGCTGAAACATTCCATGAGATCCTAAACCACTAACAACCAGTTTCAGGATTGAGCCCAGTTCATGGTCCagagtagtactattattttactatGTGTTAGACATTTTGTTTGGTGGACCACGGGTagttttttatgtaaataCTAAGTGTTATTGTGAGATTGAAGAACCAATGGCATATgtagggagtactaaattttgTTAGAAAAAGGGTCATGTTAAAGTAAATAATGTGAACTAAACATAGGGTAGACCTGCTATCACTGATCTATATATCCAATCTTCCATTGATAATGAAAAACAGTGGAtctatcaaaaaaatatgaaaaatagaaagacCAATAAAATAAGACAGGAACCTGAATTGACTAACCACTCCTATTAAGCATCCTCACACTAGAGTAAACAATATTCTCTCATGATTTAACTCAAATTGAAACCCAAatattagtttcattttaaCATGAATGGAGCTCAAACAAGTCCAATCTGCAAGTTAACAGTGCACCAGTAAgcaagaaacaagaaaaaatcaaGTCTTTATACTCCAAACATAAGCAACACACAATACTATTCAAATTACAGAGTAGAAAATCAACAATTGTGACAAACAAGAGCAGAATAAGATACACAAATCGGGAGCATAATGAAGAAGAGCAGATCTGAGTGAGAAACAGGTCTTACTCTTGATAGGCGGAGAGAGCGAAGAAAGAGACGAAAAGCAGTCTACCGAAGAAAGATATGAGCGCCATTGCAGAAGTGGAGATACCTCTCTCCGTCCCCCCTCCGAAATTGGAGTCTGGTTTCAGAGCAATTCAAAAACAGAGATTCAAACGTGGGAGCAAATGGACTACCTTTTTTTATAcctttgaaaattaaaagttccacaaaaataaagaCTGAAATTTGcccaattttgaaaaatgaaccttttttttattcgttGATGCATGATCGCCTAATTCCAATTTAAcaatatttagtttatttttttgactTAGACATGAACTTCTTGTTTCAAGCTCCAACTCTGAAAATACAAAGGGGAGAAAAATAAACGAATAAAACATTTGATTATCATATTTTCAAAGtgcatataacaaataaaatcaataatttgaaCGTCAAAGTGGCTAATATCCATTTGGTCAATTCCAATTGGAGAAAATGCTCAGTGCTTGCTTGGACCGTCTATATATTTAGGTTTTTGCTTGGCTATTGATGTTATAGGTACAAAATGGTTTATAATGCGACACTGAAAGggttttaaatattattgaatttgtataatagtactccctccatcccacataattttatccagtattccattttagtccgtcccatatttcctactcacattttattataaaaccaatactttaaaagtaggattcacatcccaccaactttttcaacccactttttattacatttcttaaaacccgtgccaagTCAAACcgtgtaaaattatgtgggacggagggagtaatattctTTATTATAGTGTTAGATATACAAGTACGaagtatattttcaaaaaatcatactagtactattttgcaATTCGACTCACGGATTAATTCatagattataattataaaaacattTGAGTATATAGAATATGAACAAACCCATGTAATTGCACGCTAACTAGATGTAATGAGACAGATCATAGATCTTGATTTGTTC is drawn from Salvia hispanica cultivar TCC Black 2014 chromosome 6, UniMelb_Shisp_WGS_1.0, whole genome shotgun sequence and contains these coding sequences:
- the LOC125196562 gene encoding uncharacterized protein LOC125196562, whose protein sequence is MALISFFGRLLFVSFFALSAYQEFNEFGVDGGPAAKSLKLKYDVFSKHVTTQTGIQFPHVDMKHLILGAIIMKSLGGLLFVFDSTFGAAILLLHQAISTPILFDFYNYEADKKEFNQLFVKFTQGLALLGALLFYIGMQNSLQRRSPKKKATKAKTN